A genomic window from Algoriphagus sp. Y33 includes:
- a CDS encoding DUF1080 domain-containing protein → MTLLTYKGDSMNFFVIVLVSILTVIFQPSKETNDGWEVLLDSQLTNWENYLSYRHKPGYNGKVPQDVNGVDIEPIGYNKDEFGVFTILDEPDGPILRVSGEIYGSIFTRKSYRNYHLKLQVKWGIDKYEPRKELLRDSGILYHSIGEAGVEYWRSWMLSQEFQVMEGHMGDFWCQATSGIDIRSFPPEGDKMSPVADVTQPFRPFQSGGDVFCLRSANFETPEGGWTTLELITFEEKSLHIVNGKVAMVLENSRYKNEDGKNVPLVEGKIQLQSEAAEVFYKDIQIRPLTEMPKNYEGLFDE, encoded by the coding sequence TTGACTTTATTAACCTATAAAGGCGACAGTATGAATTTCTTTGTGATTGTACTAGTATCTATCTTAACGGTTATTTTCCAGCCGTCAAAGGAAACGAATGACGGATGGGAGGTGCTTTTAGATAGCCAGTTGACAAATTGGGAAAATTACCTCAGCTATAGACACAAGCCTGGATACAATGGAAAAGTACCACAAGATGTCAATGGTGTGGACATCGAGCCTATTGGCTACAACAAAGATGAATTTGGTGTTTTTACAATTCTGGATGAGCCGGATGGTCCGATTCTGCGGGTGAGCGGTGAAATATATGGTAGCATTTTTACCCGAAAGTCCTATAGGAATTATCACTTAAAACTTCAGGTAAAGTGGGGCATAGACAAATATGAACCGCGAAAAGAGTTACTGAGGGACTCAGGAATTCTGTACCATTCCATCGGTGAAGCCGGAGTTGAATACTGGAGGTCTTGGATGCTTTCACAGGAATTTCAGGTGATGGAAGGCCACATGGGTGACTTTTGGTGTCAGGCTACTTCGGGTATTGATATCCGGTCTTTTCCCCCGGAAGGGGACAAAATGAGCCCGGTAGCAGATGTAACCCAACCGTTTCGTCCCTTCCAAAGTGGCGGAGATGTCTTCTGTCTGAGGTCAGCCAACTTTGAAACTCCCGAGGGAGGATGGACTACACTCGAACTCATTACGTTTGAGGAGAAGAGCCTTCATATCGTCAACGGTAAGGTAGCTATGGTATTGGAAAACTCACGCTATAAAAATGAAGATGGCAAGAATGTTCCTCTGGTCGAAGGGAAAATCCAGTTGCAAAGCGAGGCAGCAGAAGTCTTTTACAAAGATATTCAAATTAGGCCGTTGACAGAGATGCCGAAGAACTACGAGGGGTTATTTGATGAATAA
- a CDS encoding SMP-30/gluconolactonase/LRE family protein, with the protein MKNKLVAEQLSASHCHLGESPFWSRKRQSFFWVDIENGKLYEHHLPTENTTIKSFSHRLTLVLEGKDDELILALDRKIASYDLDTDQLKWLAEVETDLPLNRFNDGKCDAKGRLWIGTLSTKFTEGSGSLYKVSKDLNPDKQLDQLTISNGMAWTEDNQTFYFIDTPTRQIKAYHFDLNAGTLEFERIAIDIPEGMGMPDGMCIDQEGMLWVAHYGGSGVYRWNPMTGELIEKIDLPVPHVTSCAFGGENLDMLLITTAQENMSSGQLKEFPMSGDVFLVKTGTKGVEANRFLY; encoded by the coding sequence TTGAAAAATAAATTAGTTGCCGAACAGCTTTCTGCATCCCATTGCCATCTCGGAGAAAGCCCCTTTTGGAGCCGAAAGCGCCAAAGTTTTTTCTGGGTAGATATTGAGAATGGCAAATTATATGAACATCACCTACCGACAGAAAACACAACTATAAAATCATTTTCCCATAGACTAACATTAGTCTTGGAAGGAAAAGACGATGAGTTGATTCTTGCGCTCGATCGTAAAATCGCATCTTACGATTTGGATACGGATCAGCTGAAATGGTTGGCAGAAGTAGAAACGGATCTTCCACTCAACCGCTTCAATGACGGAAAGTGTGATGCAAAAGGGCGGCTTTGGATAGGAACGCTCAGCACAAAATTCACTGAAGGCTCAGGCTCACTTTACAAAGTCAGCAAGGATCTAAATCCGGATAAGCAGCTGGATCAATTGACCATTTCCAATGGAATGGCCTGGACTGAGGATAATCAGACTTTTTATTTTATTGACACACCTACCCGACAAATCAAGGCATATCATTTTGATTTGAATGCAGGAACTCTTGAGTTTGAAAGGATTGCTATCGATATTCCTGAAGGAATGGGAATGCCGGACGGAATGTGCATAGACCAAGAAGGAATGCTCTGGGTGGCACATTATGGAGGTTCGGGTGTATATCGCTGGAACCCAATGACGGGAGAATTAATCGAGAAAATTGACTTACCTGTTCCCCACGTGACCTCCTGTGCTTTTGGAGGAGAGAACCTGGACATGCTTTTGATCACCACCGCACAGGAAAATATGAGTTCAGGTCAATTAAAAGAATTCCCTATGAGTGGGGATGTTTTTTTGGTAAAGACGGGAACGAAGGGGGTTGAAGCGAATCGGTTTTTGTATTGA
- a CDS encoding SDR family oxidoreductase, which yields MRLKNKVIIVTGSTMGIGKAIAEKAVSEGAKVIIHGLEEDLGTQVVSELGDSNAKLHIEDISNAGAPQRLVELAIRSWGRLDSVVNNAAIVAASTILDTDKEFLNRILEVNTVAPCLLIQAALPHLIENHGAVLNIGSINAWGGEHNLLAYSISKGALMTMTRNLGDSLFREKGVRVNQINPGWVLTENEVARKRTHGLSDDWFEKLPLVYAPAGRLIYPEEIAVAAMYWLSDECGPISGQVVDLEQYPMIGRNVPKDANTIPHR from the coding sequence ATGCGACTAAAAAACAAGGTCATAATTGTCACAGGAAGCACGATGGGCATAGGCAAAGCAATTGCCGAAAAGGCTGTTTCCGAAGGAGCAAAAGTAATCATTCATGGACTGGAGGAAGACTTGGGAACCCAAGTTGTTTCGGAGTTGGGTGATTCTAATGCTAAACTGCATATAGAAGACATCTCCAATGCGGGTGCTCCGCAAAGACTGGTGGAGTTGGCAATTCGTTCTTGGGGCAGACTGGACAGTGTAGTAAATAACGCTGCGATCGTAGCAGCATCTACGATTCTGGATACAGATAAGGAATTTTTGAATCGGATTTTAGAAGTAAATACCGTTGCCCCGTGCTTACTTATCCAGGCGGCACTCCCTCATTTGATCGAAAATCATGGAGCAGTATTGAATATAGGATCAATCAATGCCTGGGGCGGAGAACATAATCTTTTGGCATACAGTATTTCCAAAGGAGCTTTGATGACCATGACCAGAAACCTTGGAGATTCACTTTTCCGCGAAAAAGGGGTGCGGGTCAATCAGATCAATCCCGGCTGGGTTTTGACGGAAAATGAAGTGGCTAGAAAGAGGACTCATGGACTTTCTGATGATTGGTTTGAGAAGCTGCCCCTGGTTTATGCACCGGCTGGCAGGCTTATTTATCCCGAAGAAATCGCCGTGGCTGCGATGTACTGGCTTTCTGACGAATGTGGACCTATCAGCGGTCAGGTGGTGGATCTGGAACAATACCCCATGATAGGCAGGAATGTCCCGAAAGATGCCAACACAATCCCTCACAGGTAA
- a CDS encoding dipeptidase, which produces MFTIDAHLDLSMNALEWNRDLTLPVSEINAREKGLNDKPDRSNAVVSLPALREGTIGLVVATQIARYVAPGNSLPGWHSPEQAWAQTQGQLAWYQAMVEKGEMAQIRNLDELDAHLALWENGEDNAGKPVGFILSLEGADSIVSVDYLEKAYESGLRALGPAHYGPGRYAHGTDASAPLSKEGKALIRKMDELGIILDATHLCDLAFWEALEIYNGPVWASHNNCRALVDHNRQFSDEMIKALIDRGAVIGAAMDAWMLSPGWERGKSTPQERGVTLETVLDHMDHICQIAGNANHIGIGSDLDGAFGTEQCPADLKTITDLNTIPDLLRKRGFSEVDIEKVMQKNWLKFLRKAWG; this is translated from the coding sequence ATGTTTACAATCGATGCCCACCTAGATCTGAGTATGAATGCACTGGAATGGAATCGTGACCTCACGCTTCCCGTTTCAGAAATCAATGCCCGGGAAAAGGGACTGAACGACAAACCGGATCGCAGTAATGCAGTAGTTTCTCTGCCGGCACTAAGAGAGGGAACTATAGGACTGGTCGTCGCCACACAAATTGCCCGCTATGTAGCTCCCGGAAATTCACTTCCGGGCTGGCATTCACCGGAGCAGGCTTGGGCCCAGACCCAAGGTCAGCTCGCTTGGTACCAGGCCATGGTAGAAAAAGGCGAAATGGCACAGATTAGAAATCTTGACGAGTTGGATGCACACCTTGCGCTGTGGGAAAATGGAGAGGACAATGCCGGAAAACCTGTGGGTTTTATACTTTCATTAGAAGGAGCCGACTCTATTGTAAGCGTGGATTACTTGGAGAAAGCCTATGAATCCGGGCTTCGCGCTCTTGGCCCGGCCCACTATGGTCCGGGTCGCTACGCACATGGCACAGATGCTTCAGCACCATTGAGCAAAGAAGGAAAAGCACTTATCCGTAAGATGGATGAGTTGGGGATTATCCTAGATGCAACCCATTTGTGTGATTTGGCCTTTTGGGAAGCATTGGAAATCTACAATGGCCCCGTCTGGGCAAGCCATAATAACTGCCGGGCACTGGTGGATCACAACCGGCAGTTTTCGGACGAAATGATCAAAGCATTGATAGATCGCGGAGCGGTGATCGGAGCTGCCATGGATGCATGGATGCTTAGTCCGGGATGGGAAAGAGGAAAATCCACTCCGCAAGAAAGAGGCGTGACATTGGAAACTGTTTTGGATCACATGGATCATATTTGTCAGATTGCGGGCAATGCCAATCACATAGGAATCGGTTCGGATTTGGACGGTGCTTTTGGCACGGAGCAATGCCCCGCAGATCTCAAGACCATTACTGATCTGAATACTATCCCTGATTTATTGCGCAAAAGAGGTTTTTCGGAAGTGGATATTGAAAAAGTAATGCAAAAGAACTGGCTGAAATTTCTAAGAAAAGCATGGGGATAA
- a CDS encoding LLM class flavin-dependent oxidoreductase — protein MKKIGFLSFGHWANHPAYDANTASDTLLQSIDLAVAAEEIGIDGAYFRVHHFAQQLASPFPLLAAIGAKTQKIEIGTGVIDMRYENPLYMIEDAGVADLISEGRLQLGVSRGSPEQVIDGWKYFGYGLEDGETDADMGRRKALEFFNKLNGVGFAQPNPNPMFPNPPGLLRVEPHSEGLRDRIWWGSASDATAVWAAEIGMNLQSSTLKYDESGKPFHIQQAEQIRAYKEAWKKAGHQREPRVSVSRSIFALVNDQDKYYFGREANRTDKVGMIEADKRAIFGRSYAAEPEQLIKELAQDEAIQEADTLLLTIPNTLGVAYNVHVLESILNFVAPELGWR, from the coding sequence ATGAAAAAAATAGGATTTCTATCCTTTGGTCACTGGGCAAATCACCCTGCTTATGATGCAAATACTGCAAGCGATACTTTGCTTCAGTCCATTGATCTGGCGGTGGCAGCCGAAGAAATCGGGATTGATGGTGCGTATTTTAGAGTACATCACTTTGCCCAACAATTGGCGTCACCGTTTCCTTTGTTAGCTGCTATAGGGGCTAAAACCCAAAAAATTGAAATCGGAACCGGTGTCATCGATATGCGTTATGAAAACCCACTGTATATGATAGAAGATGCAGGTGTTGCCGATTTGATATCTGAAGGTAGATTACAGCTAGGAGTCAGCAGAGGTTCACCGGAGCAGGTAATTGACGGATGGAAGTATTTCGGCTACGGTTTGGAAGATGGTGAAACCGATGCCGACATGGGGAGAAGGAAAGCACTGGAATTTTTTAACAAACTAAACGGCGTTGGCTTTGCACAGCCTAACCCCAACCCAATGTTTCCGAACCCACCTGGATTGTTGAGAGTAGAGCCGCATTCAGAAGGATTGCGTGACCGTATTTGGTGGGGTTCTGCTTCGGATGCTACTGCCGTTTGGGCGGCAGAAATAGGCATGAACCTACAAAGTTCAACCTTGAAATACGACGAGAGCGGAAAACCATTTCACATTCAGCAAGCCGAACAAATCAGAGCCTACAAAGAAGCCTGGAAAAAAGCGGGACATCAGCGGGAACCGAGAGTTTCGGTGAGCCGATCCATTTTTGCATTGGTCAACGATCAGGATAAGTATTATTTTGGACGCGAAGCAAATAGAACCGATAAAGTAGGAATGATAGAAGCCGATAAACGTGCGATTTTCGGTAGAAGTTATGCTGCCGAGCCCGAGCAATTGATCAAAGAGCTTGCTCAGGATGAAGCGATTCAGGAAGCAGACACGTTATTATTGACCATTCCCAATACACTGGGAGTAGCTTACAATGTGCACGTGCTCGAATCCATTTTAAACTTTGTAGCGCCTGAATTGGGTTGGCGCTAA